A segment of the Corylus avellana chromosome ca2, CavTom2PMs-1.0 genome:
CAataattatgtatattttaacATGCTTTTATTCGTCTGTAAATTATGTGACAACGATTGTTATCAACTTAATTATCATTATATATGACCCCCAAGGATTTGATTATAACAATTAAGAaccttaaaatatattattataaaaattaataatcaaatgaGTGTTAATATAAGAGACGTGTTActcttcctttttcatttttttcaagttCACCATTAGATATGTAAGACCCACATGTCGGTCATACAAATGAGAATGATAACTGTCCTCCTTGCATCCCTCTTGTATCTATCCAAAATTAATGCGACTTTGTctccaagaggtaactcaatcggctaggaccacgcctaatgaagcagtggtcattagttcgaatccccttcccccctcttgtgtggacatgtcaaaaaaaaaaaaaaaaaattaatatgacttttaaaattatcatttaatttataataaatcattatagaatttgttaatttaaaagccgcatcattttttttttttttttttgagaaaaaagaattaatcttCATTCATAAGAAAATGTCAATAAAATGACAGAGCCGCAACTCTACAAAAATAGAGCACAAAATATTCAatataatcatattattcatatctcatgtatatattttttcaagaaaaatgttaaaaaattaaaattaaaattaaacgtTTTAGGTTAGAAAACGCATGCGGTGTGTGACTCTCTCTCTTCCCATGTTAAAAAGACTCTCTTCCCACATTGTTAgacatatctctctctctttcttctttggaATCGGTCCGTCCAAAATAGATTAAAGAAGATCTAATTCATAGTCAAGATCTCTTTAAAAAGATCCACTACAATAATGCCACGTACcccactaaataaaaaataataaaatattatttaacctttttaaaataaaaaatataataataaaatatatatattttggctCTTAGGGGTGGTTGAACTACCCTGAGGGCTACCATTTGGCCGTGGGGGTGGCTTCATGGCCAAACGGTGGCCCtctggggtggttcggccacctccaagagtcacaattccaaaaaaaaataataatggggtggccgaaccactctcAAGGGACAAAcccattattattatctttttttcttttggccctTGAGGGTAGCCAGCCACCCCCtgtggccaaaatggggtggccaaccaacccttagttttttattagtttttgtttctattttttattttaaattgtaaatgatattttaatattttatttttagtgggACACATGTCCCATTTATGACCTTAGGATTTCTCCTAGAGCCATTATGGCCATCAACTAAGACCTCTCAACTCCAAATGGATTGGAGAGGATTCGGTTTCTTCCTCTTCCCTCTtccctcttccctctcccctctcccTTCACCGACGGTCGGCCGTCGGAGACCTAGAATGCCAAGTTCTGCTGACGACGAGCCACCCACATTTCCGGCGACGAGGTACCCACCAtcaaaatccccaaatttcaaaaccccaACCCACTGTCAAAATCCATCTTCCCTCTCTCCTACTGATGATGAAACACACAGGTTTTTTCTGTGTCTCTCTATTATATTTCTTGTGTCAAAGTTACGTGATGTTGTGGAACAACTCTCGGGGGTTATTAATGGTGTTTGTCAATGAAATTTGGTTGACTAAATGAATTAGGCTATCAAAGCGAATCTGTTTTTGTTGGTATAATTAATAACTAAATTAGTATTAAGAGGTGGTTGgatgttgattattttaattttcttatttgatcTGAGCCTTGTATACGTATGAAAGAATAGGAATTGATTTCTCGAGCGgttatttttcttctatgttgctttgatttatgaaggtaatattaatttattttgcagaaaaaatttgaaagtgaAATCACACCGACAAAAGTGGTTTTGGGCATATCCTTATAGTTTCCAATTTGCTTtcaccaaaaatttattttttgtaaaggTTCTATTGATAAGAAACTTTTCATCATATTATTTAGAAATTCAGAAATCCTATGTTTTTAATCTTCATTTGAATTTCTATAATTATTCCAAACTTTcggtttctttaatttttttaatttaactcatttctctttttttgaatAGAATTTTGGTATCTGattctatttgatttttatGCTTATGTTCTGGCTGTACCCCCAATGCTAAATTTTTTCTCTGACTTACTTTGAcattcctccttttttttttttcctgcttcctacttgaaaactttattttgttcttcttgGCTTATCTGTGTTTGTTTACTTCTATATTAGGATAGGGGTAATTAGAGGTTCATCTATTTGGGATAATGAACAAAAGGGTTGAGTTTTGAATTCTTGGCGTTTAAGGTTCATTTTGATttgcagtttcaaaatgtgtaatttagaaaataatgatttcaaaacgtgtgattttaaaaatgcgATTTTCAAAAACGCAGTGAAATGtttgaaaaaattgtgatttgacttttaaatttatagtttagcctttaaaatcatatatttctaaaaacacattttgCTTGGGATttaaaaacacatatatattttttcctgtattttttaaccacaatttttgaaatcacacTCCCACACAATGGACAaagattctctctatttcaaataaaaattgatcAGGATTTAACGGTATACACAAtgtgatattatttattttttaaaacaaatttgccaacattgatattatttatactattaaATAATATGAGATGACCTTCAATTCATAGTGCATAGTTTtaagtcgattgagctacctgtTAAAGACAAAATGAAAAGGAAGCTATTCCACTAAAATAATACACTTTGGCTTAAAATAGCActaggactttttttttttcttttttaataaacaaatctctaaaaaatgagtggtgtttttttagcaattaaaaagaagagtctaaaaaaatgaggtggttATAGAGATTGGCCTGACGCTTAGAACTACTCTGCTCAGTGATCGACGTCATTCGCAATCTCTGTCAGTAGGCCACTGCTTGGTTTCTGAAGATGGAGCTAACCGCAGCTGCGCGTCTTGTAGAGTATTCTATCTCATCTCCGCTGCTAAAACCCAGGGTTAGGGTTTCTCAGAGACCTCTCGCCCCCACTCTCACTTCTTTTCCTAAGCGCCCAATTTTCCCACCAAATCATCGCCAGCTCCTGACAATGTCTCAGGACCCACAGACCTGTGCCGCTTCGGTCGACGAAAATGGCTCGACGATAACCGCTTCTTCGTTCGGCGCAAGTAACAACACATTTTGATCATACAAATTTGGCTTCTCTGTGTTTGTTTTTGAAACTCGGAGGTGGGTTTGAGTCCTTGTTGGTTGTTTCTCAGGGGCTCGGATTGGGGAGGTCAAGAGGGTCACGAAGGAGACCAATGTGTCGGTGAAAATAAACTTGGATGGTTCCGGGGTTGCTGAGAATAATACCGGGATTCCCTTCCTTGATCACATGTTGGATGTTAGTGATTTTGGCTTTAATTTTTGATTGATTTCTATATTTGTTTCTCAATCTGGGTTTAGCTGTTTTTTGTTGTATATTCCCAGTTTCAGCTTTTTATCGaaaaacacacatacacacaaaaaaaaaaaaaaaaaagaagcaaattttaCTTCACAGTATATGAATTTAGggcaaagattttttttttaaaatgttgattatGATTTCTTCTGAGTCCACTCTTAGCTCAGCTTAGCTGGTATATGCCAACTACCTGAGTTAGAAAACACACttttcttgtgattttattATGTGAATTTTTAGTCTGATTGCGCTGCTTGTTCATTGTATTTACTTTGTTTTATGCTAGCAACTTGCTTCGCATGGGCTGTTGGATGTGCATGTGAAGGCTACTGGGGACATCCACATTGACGATCATCACACTAACGAGGATGTTGCTCTTGCCATTGGAACGGTACTGAAAACCCTTGCATCAATTGTTTTGTTATTGCTTATAATTTGTCCGGATGGGACACTGAATTTGAGGCTGtccattgctttttttttttttttacctagcattcaaataaaatagttttGCATTTGGTTGCATCCCAATTAGTCTACGTTTTTCCTCAAGtcattttacttattaaaaaaaaaaagaaaaaaaaagtcattttacCAATTCTACTTTAGCCTCCTATCTCATTCAAATATATGCTTATGCTTACTTGAGAATGTTATATAAAACAGAATGGACCAAGTTAGGGACATCCAAAGATCATTCAACAGCTTTATTTTTGGATCCACCTTTTAATATCTCTGGGCGTGAGATGTACCAATCTAGTTTTGCTTGTTCTGCAGGCTTTTTTGCAGGCACTTGGTGATAGGAAAGGAATAAATCGGTTTGGTGACTTCTCTGCTCCTCTTGATGAAGCACTAATACATGTTGCGCTGGTAGGTTTGACGTGATCATTCCATGTAAATTAATCACATTATAAGTGTTTCAGTGTCAAAAAACTTACTGGAGTTAAGATTAACCTGTGTTTGCATTTGATTGGAAATCAATAGGGTATCACCAACTAATAGGATAtcctttaaataaattttggcaaAAACACATTATAGCATGGCGGCTTTTGGGTCCTTAAATAACTGTCTGAAGCAATGCGTAATCGAGGACTTAGTAAACTTTGAAAGTTCTATGTTTTTCTATCATCTTTATGAATTATTAGTGTAGACAAGAAATAGAACATGAAATTGGTTAGAATATTGTCTTAGGACTCAGCTTTCTGATGGTTATTCTTGTAATAAATTAAGATTTTGGATGACAAACTAGTaaagaaatggaagaaaaaaatataacaagcaCACACAAGGACACAAATATTTATGTGGTTCGGCGTAATGGTCTACGTCCACGGGCGGAGACAAAATTCACTTACAAAATATAGAGTAAAAAAGGTGGCGAGTAATGCTCAAATCCCAAGTCTTAATGCACCCAAAGTCTCACTCGCTCACAAAGATAATTTTCTGATATCCTAAGTCTTTGACTAGACTATAACCAAGTTCTTTCTTACACacccacaaaaacaaaaggcaacaGCCTGTATTTATAGTGCACGTTCAACTGCTTTACCCACAAGACGATGAAACCCACAAGTAAAGAAAATGCTTTTAAATTTGTTCATGGAGTTGGCTGGGCAGCAAGTATGAAGTAAGGTGGCAAACAAACGAATTAGGATTAGGGGTTGGGTAGCAAAACAAAGGCTAAAAAAATAGGTGCAGTAATGCACCATAGTGCATTAATTACATCATGAATGTGGTTGGAATTCAAGCCCCTCGCATAACAGTTATTGTGCTTTTACGTGTGTGAGGTGAATTAATAGGAGAGCCCCAGATCCTGAAGGCTGAGGCGCATGGGACTTGAGCTATAATGCTATTTTCATATCATTATTGAACTTGTACTCCAGATTGTAGTATTAACTCAATGTTGAGTATTCAATGTCCTCTCTAACCACGTTTGCTTTTTTAcattctttttatatttgaaataatTGCTTATTTATAGGACATTGTTGTTCAGGATTTATCTGGCCGACCACATCTAAGTTATGATCTGCAAATACCTACTCAGAGAGTTGGAACATATGATACTCAGGTAGGACTTGTCTTTGTTTCCTTCCCACATCAAGAATTTAGATGtctcaattttttgttcttctctGGAGCAGTTGAACTTCCTGCAGAGACATCAACACAATGTGACATCGTGTGTATCTGTAgaaattttctgcaattttatGTAGTTTATCTGcttgattcttttattttagttttcttcttgAACTTGTTACTTGAGGAGATAAGTCATTTGGACTGTTTTATTTGTAGTTGGTGGAGCACTTTTTCCAGTCTCTGGTGAATACTTCTGGCATGACACTTCACATTCGCCAGGTAATACTACTAGAAGGTTCTTAACTTTCTCATAGTCGATGTTAAATCATCTGACTAGTTCTTGAATGTTTTGATTCTTTGAAACAAAAACATGAAGTTTACTGAAATAAATACC
Coding sequences within it:
- the LOC132172799 gene encoding imidazoleglycerol-phosphate dehydratase, chloroplastic-like produces the protein MELTAAARLVEYSISSPLLKPRVRVSQRPLAPTLTSFPKRPIFPPNHRQLLTMSQDPQTCAASVDENGSTITASSFGARARIGEVKRVTKETNVSVKINLDGSGVAENNTGIPFLDHMLDQLASHGLLDVHVKATGDIHIDDHHTNEDVALAIGTAFLQALGDRKGINRFGDFSAPLDEALIHVALDLSGRPHLSYDLQIPTQRVGTYDTQLVEHFFQSLVNTSGMTLHIRQLAGRNSHHIIEATFKAFARALRQATEYDPRRHGTIPSSKGVLSRS